The Chryseobacterium indicum genome includes a window with the following:
- a CDS encoding serine hydrolase domain-containing protein has product MKIKNLFSVSAFCFLALSCSSSDDITQPSSDPNSTVSTTEAMYFPPSNSDVWETKSLSALNWHQDKVQDLLTYLETKHSKSFMILQNGRIVMENYFSGHTSTTPWYWASAGKTLTSTVTGIAEQEGFININNKVSTYIGTGWTSAPLAKENLITCRNLLTMTSGLDDSLGDDVSPANLQYKADAGTRWAYHNVYVKLQDVVAAATGQTWSQYFNTKLRDKIGMTGNWIQSGDNSVYWSTTRSMARFGLMALNNGNWNGTQIINSNYFQSATNTSQSINLAYGYLWWLNGKTSYHMPQTQFQFNGKLIPSAPDDMFCALGKNDQKIYVVPSKKLVIIRMGDAADNVNLALSDFDDVLWQKINAVIN; this is encoded by the coding sequence ATGAAAATAAAAAATCTATTTTCTGTTTCTGCTTTTTGTTTTTTAGCATTATCCTGCAGCTCTTCTGATGATATTACGCAACCCTCTTCAGATCCGAACAGTACAGTTTCTACAACGGAAGCCATGTATTTTCCTCCTTCCAACAGTGATGTATGGGAAACCAAATCTCTTTCTGCATTAAACTGGCATCAGGACAAAGTTCAGGATCTTCTGACGTATCTGGAAACCAAACATTCTAAAAGTTTTATGATCCTGCAAAATGGAAGAATCGTTATGGAAAATTATTTTTCGGGCCACACTTCTACTACACCTTGGTATTGGGCAAGTGCCGGAAAAACGTTAACCTCAACCGTAACGGGAATTGCAGAACAGGAAGGATTTATCAATATCAACAATAAAGTTTCCACATACATCGGAACCGGCTGGACCAGCGCGCCTTTGGCAAAAGAAAATTTAATTACCTGCCGGAATTTACTGACAATGACTTCCGGATTGGACGACAGTCTCGGAGATGATGTAAGTCCGGCAAATCTACAGTACAAAGCCGATGCAGGAACACGATGGGCGTATCATAATGTCTATGTAAAACTTCAGGATGTTGTAGCCGCAGCAACGGGGCAAACTTGGTCACAATATTTCAATACCAAACTGAGGGATAAAATCGGGATGACAGGAAACTGGATTCAAAGTGGAGATAACAGTGTATATTGGAGTACAACGAGAAGTATGGCGCGTTTCGGACTGATGGCTTTAAACAACGGAAACTGGAACGGAACACAGATCATTAATTCCAATTATTTTCAAAGTGCGACAAACACTTCCCAAAGTATCAATTTAGCTTACGGTTATTTGTGGTGGCTGAACGGAAAAACAAGTTATCATATGCCGCAGACTCAGTTTCAGTTCAACGGAAAACTGATTCCAAGTGCGCCGGATGATATGTTTTGTGCTTTAGGAAAAAATGACCAGAAAATCTATGTCGTTCCAAGCAAAAAACTCGTCATCATCAGGATGGGTGATGCTGCAGACAATGTGAATCTTGCCCTTTCGGATTTTGATGATGTACTTTGGCAGAAAATAAATGCGGTGATTAATTAA
- the fahA gene encoding fumarylacetoacetase has product MKSFVEYSSDSDFSIHNIPFGVAVFNKEYIGCCTRIGDQIIDLATLYDLGYFEEIEGFGDNVFEAYTLNEFIELGKPVTNAVRLKIQELLQEGSTLSKDEKTIEEAFYELDQVKMMMPVHIPNYTDFYSSIEHATNVGKMFRDPANALLPNWKHLPVGYHGRASSIVVSGTEINRPKGQMKPADVEKPIFGPCKQLDFELEMAFIINKNTEMGESISTKDAEDAIFGMVVFNDWSARDIQSWEYVPLGPFLAKNFGSSISPWVVTLEALEPFRTASPTQDPEVLDYLKFEGDKNYDISLEVYLQPENGEQNLICESNYKHMYWNMTQQLAHHTVNGCNVEVGDLYASGTISGSDPKSFGSMLELTWRGQNPIQLNNGEERKFINDNDTVTMKAWAEKDGVRVGFGEVSGKIIPAV; this is encoded by the coding sequence ATGAAATCATTTGTAGAATATTCATCAGATTCAGATTTTTCTATCCATAATATTCCGTTTGGTGTAGCGGTTTTCAACAAAGAATACATCGGGTGCTGTACAAGAATCGGCGATCAGATTATAGATCTGGCAACCTTGTACGATTTAGGATATTTCGAAGAAATCGAAGGTTTTGGCGATAACGTTTTCGAAGCCTATACCTTAAATGAATTCATCGAGCTTGGAAAGCCTGTAACGAATGCCGTTCGTTTAAAAATTCAGGAATTATTACAGGAAGGTTCTACTTTGTCTAAAGACGAAAAAACAATCGAAGAAGCTTTCTATGAACTGGATCAGGTTAAAATGATGATGCCGGTTCATATTCCGAATTACACAGATTTCTACAGCAGCATCGAACATGCAACCAACGTGGGGAAAATGTTCAGAGATCCTGCGAATGCATTGCTTCCTAACTGGAAACATCTTCCGGTAGGTTATCACGGAAGAGCTTCCTCTATCGTCGTGTCAGGAACGGAGATCAACCGTCCGAAAGGTCAGATGAAACCTGCAGATGTGGAAAAGCCAATTTTCGGACCTTGCAAACAACTGGATTTTGAACTGGAAATGGCATTCATCATCAATAAAAATACCGAAATGGGCGAAAGTATCTCAACCAAAGATGCTGAAGACGCGATTTTCGGGATGGTGGTTTTCAACGACTGGTCGGCAAGAGATATTCAGTCTTGGGAGTACGTTCCGCTGGGACCATTTTTAGCTAAAAATTTCGGCTCCTCTATTTCGCCGTGGGTGGTTACTCTGGAAGCTTTAGAACCATTCAGAACCGCTTCTCCTACACAGGATCCTGAAGTTTTGGATTATCTGAAATTTGAAGGAGATAAAAATTACGACATCAGTCTTGAAGTCTATCTTCAGCCTGAAAACGGAGAGCAAAACCTGATCTGCGAAAGCAACTACAAGCATATGTACTGGAACATGACGCAGCAACTGGCTCATCACACCGTAAACGGCTGTAACGTGGAAGTCGGAGATCTTTATGCAAGCGGAACCATTTCAGGAAGCGATCCGAAATCTTTCGGTTCCATGCTTGAATTAACATGGAGAGGTCAGAATCCGATTCAGTTAAACAACGGAGAAGAAAGAAAATTCATCAACGATAACGATACCGTAACCATGAAAGCCTGGGCTGAAAAAGACGGAGTGAGAGTTGGTTTTGGAGAGGTTTCTGGTAAAATTATTCCTGCTGTTTAA
- a CDS encoding alpha/beta hydrolase: MKFTNDNTIYRFSKSLFFIFLFSFFTLSYSQGPIEGTPTPPSVLLPEKTDFSENITYKNDVSGNPIKLDLYKPKNAGSTKIPVVIYVHGGAWAKGDKVVRSNNYIENFILKLVEKNYAVLSIDYTLVSETVHFPLPIQDTKDVVRWVRKNADQYHFDPDNIGFFGASSGAHLALMAAYTNDNEYLGSPELSSYSAKVNYVVDNFGPTDINKLLHTRLGKVPVSIVGLFFKPIVEIRQKLVYGISGYDINDEKRKAIDYLETVSPINETESGIPTFILHGNKDKVAPLNHSKKLVKKLKKQNIEAELVVVEDGTHGFGTTDKKYMDQLTDDMIRFIDAHKK; the protein is encoded by the coding sequence ATGAAATTTACGAATGACAATACTATATACAGGTTTTCTAAAAGCCTGTTTTTTATTTTTCTGTTCAGCTTTTTTACGTTGAGTTATTCTCAGGGTCCGATCGAAGGAACTCCGACACCGCCAAGTGTTCTTCTTCCCGAAAAAACGGATTTTTCAGAAAATATTACGTATAAAAATGATGTTTCCGGAAATCCCATCAAATTGGATCTGTACAAACCGAAAAACGCGGGTTCCACAAAAATTCCTGTGGTAATCTATGTTCACGGCGGAGCATGGGCGAAAGGCGATAAAGTAGTAAGATCCAACAATTACATCGAAAATTTCATTTTAAAACTTGTTGAAAAAAATTATGCTGTGTTAAGCATCGATTACACCCTTGTAAGCGAAACCGTACATTTTCCGCTGCCGATTCAGGATACCAAAGATGTGGTGCGATGGGTAAGAAAAAATGCAGATCAGTATCACTTTGATCCCGATAACATAGGGTTTTTCGGAGCTTCTTCGGGAGCGCATCTTGCTCTGATGGCTGCTTACACGAATGATAATGAATATTTGGGAAGCCCTGAATTATCTTCTTATTCGGCAAAGGTAAATTATGTGGTTGATAATTTCGGACCGACTGATATTAACAAACTCCTGCATACAAGACTGGGAAAAGTTCCGGTGTCTATTGTAGGTCTGTTCTTTAAGCCGATTGTTGAAATCAGACAGAAACTGGTTTATGGAATTTCAGGGTACGATATTAATGATGAAAAAAGAAAAGCCATAGATTATCTGGAAACGGTTTCTCCGATCAATGAGACGGAAAGCGGAATTCCGACCTTTATTCTTCATGGAAATAAAGATAAGGTGGCACCATTAAACCATTCTAAAAAACTGGTAAAAAAACTGAAAAAACAAAATATAGAAGCTGAACTTGTTGTGGTTGAAGACGGAACGCACGGTTTCGGAACAACTGATAAAAAATATATGGATCAGCTTACGGATGATATGATCCGATTTATTGATGCGCACAAAAAGTAA
- the hppD gene encoding 4-hydroxyphenylpyruvate dioxygenase — translation MSTLTFAEKIAQAENFLPINGTDYIEFYVGNAKQAAHYYKTAFGFQSVAYAGPETGVRDRASYVLQQGKIRLVLTTGLKSDSPINEHVKKHGDGVKILALWVDDAYSAFEETTKRGGKPYLEPVTLTDENGEVRMSGIYTYGETVHMFIERKNYNGPFMPGYEKWESDYKPEDAGLLYVDHCVGNVDWDRMIPTVEWYEKVMGFVNILSFDDKQINTEYSALMSKVMSNGNGYAKFPINEPAEGKKKSQVEEYLDFYEGEGVQHIAVATKDIIHTVTELKKRGVEFLSAPPEAYYDMVPERVGHIDEDLKKLQELGILIDHDEEGYLLQIFTKPVEDRPTLFFEIIERHGAQSFGAGNFKALFEALEREQERRGNL, via the coding sequence ATGTCAACACTTACATTTGCCGAAAAAATTGCTCAGGCTGAAAATTTTTTACCGATCAATGGTACAGATTACATTGAGTTTTATGTAGGAAATGCTAAACAGGCTGCACATTATTATAAAACCGCTTTTGGTTTTCAGTCTGTTGCATACGCTGGTCCTGAAACTGGAGTAAGAGATCGTGCTTCTTATGTTCTTCAGCAGGGAAAAATCAGATTGGTACTCACCACAGGACTTAAATCTGATTCTCCAATTAATGAGCACGTAAAAAAACACGGTGATGGAGTGAAAATTTTGGCTCTTTGGGTAGATGATGCCTATTCTGCATTTGAAGAAACTACAAAAAGAGGCGGAAAACCCTACCTTGAGCCGGTAACGTTAACAGACGAAAACGGTGAGGTAAGAATGTCCGGAATTTATACTTACGGAGAAACCGTTCATATGTTTATCGAAAGAAAAAATTATAACGGACCTTTCATGCCCGGTTACGAAAAGTGGGAAAGCGATTACAAGCCTGAAGATGCAGGTTTACTGTATGTAGACCACTGCGTAGGAAACGTAGACTGGGACAGAATGATCCCTACGGTAGAATGGTATGAAAAAGTAATGGGATTTGTAAACATTCTTTCTTTTGATGATAAGCAGATTAATACAGAATATTCTGCTTTGATGTCTAAAGTAATGTCCAACGGAAACGGCTACGCAAAATTCCCGATCAACGAACCTGCAGAAGGGAAGAAAAAATCTCAGGTAGAAGAATATCTGGACTTCTACGAAGGTGAAGGAGTACAGCACATTGCTGTAGCTACAAAAGACATTATACACACCGTAACAGAATTAAAAAAACGTGGTGTTGAGTTTTTATCTGCGCCACCTGAAGCCTATTACGATATGGTTCCTGAAAGAGTGGGACACATCGACGAAGATCTTAAAAAACTTCAGGAACTGGGAATTCTTATCGATCATGACGAGGAAGGATATTTACTGCAGATCTTTACAAAACCTGTAGAAGACCGTCCTACCCTATTCTTTGAAATCATCGAAAGACACGGAGCGCAAAGCTTCGGAGCCGGAAACTTCAAAGCATTATTCGAAGCATTGGAAAGAGAACAGGAAAGAAGAGGAAATCTTTAA
- a CDS encoding flavin reductase family protein, which produces MKTLIPSEITPVQLQTVMQTAVSPRPIALASTVDKDGNSNLSPFSFFNMFSTVPPVLIFSPSRRVRDNTIKHTLENVLEVPEVVIGTVNFPIVQQISLASTEYEEGVNEFIKSGLTMKDADLVQPKLIEECPVNFECKVLEVKSLGDQGGAGNLVICEVQKIHIREEYLDENGNLDQAKLDMVARLGSNWYSRNTADNLFEVPKPLVTKGIGFDLLPDEIKFSRIFTGNDLGMLANVEILPSGNYHSDEKVHFEAQKLLLESKIEDAWKILIY; this is translated from the coding sequence ATGAAAACACTCATCCCATCAGAAATAACTCCCGTGCAACTGCAAACGGTTATGCAGACTGCCGTTTCACCGCGTCCGATTGCATTGGCATCAACGGTTGATAAAGACGGGAACAGCAATTTGTCGCCGTTCAGTTTTTTTAATATGTTCAGTACGGTTCCTCCGGTTTTGATTTTTTCACCTTCGAGAAGAGTTCGTGACAATACGATCAAACATACGCTGGAAAATGTTCTTGAAGTTCCGGAAGTGGTGATCGGAACGGTTAATTTTCCGATTGTACAGCAGATCTCTTTGGCTTCAACAGAATATGAAGAAGGCGTTAACGAATTCATTAAATCCGGATTAACGATGAAAGATGCTGATCTTGTTCAGCCTAAATTAATTGAAGAATGTCCTGTAAATTTTGAATGCAAAGTTTTAGAAGTAAAATCTTTAGGCGATCAGGGCGGTGCAGGAAATCTGGTGATCTGTGAAGTTCAGAAAATTCATATCAGGGAAGAATATCTGGATGAAAACGGAAATCTGGATCAGGCAAAACTGGATATGGTGGCAAGACTGGGAAGCAACTGGTATTCCAGAAATACGGCAGACAATCTTTTTGAAGTTCCAAAACCACTGGTAACGAAAGGAATCGGCTTCGATCTTCTTCCGGACGAAATAAAATTCAGCAGAATATTTACAGGAAACGATTTGGGAATGCTGGCAAATGTTGAAATACTGCCTTCAGGAAATTATCATTCCGATGAAAAGGTTCATTTTGAAGCTCAGAAATTATTACTGGAAAGTAAAATTGAAGATGCATGGAAAATACTGATTTACTAA
- a CDS encoding alpha/beta hydrolase, which translates to MKRILLFLLLTLFSTPLFSQEYRTENNIRYYDEKTSKSDAYINERCVLDIYIPKNVKNFPTVIWFHGGGLTGGEKEIPEGLKNKGVAVIGVNYRLSPKVNAPKYIEDAAAATAWVFKNIKNYGGSEDLVFISGHSAGGYLAIMVGLNKMYLNKYGIDANKFAGIIPFSGQMISHFTTRKEKGIDELDARIDEYAPLHFIRADAPPLLLITGDREKELLGRYEENAYMARMMKLKGHKETTLYELQGFDHGGMAQPAFPLLINEMKRVEKGRK; encoded by the coding sequence ATGAAAAGGATTCTGCTATTTTTACTTCTTACCCTGTTTTCCACACCGCTTTTTTCTCAGGAATACCGCACCGAAAACAATATTCGTTATTACGATGAAAAAACCAGTAAATCCGATGCTTACATCAATGAAAGATGTGTGCTGGATATTTATATTCCGAAAAATGTGAAAAATTTTCCGACGGTGATCTGGTTTCACGGCGGAGGTTTAACCGGAGGTGAAAAGGAAATTCCGGAAGGACTGAAAAATAAAGGAGTCGCCGTGATTGGAGTTAATTACAGACTCTCTCCGAAAGTTAATGCCCCGAAATACATTGAAGATGCAGCCGCAGCAACAGCTTGGGTTTTTAAGAATATTAAAAATTATGGAGGAAGTGAAGATCTTGTCTTTATTTCAGGACATTCCGCGGGAGGTTATCTTGCCATTATGGTAGGTTTAAATAAAATGTACCTGAACAAATACGGAATTGATGCCAATAAATTTGCCGGAATTATTCCTTTCAGCGGACAGATGATCTCGCATTTTACCACAAGAAAAGAAAAAGGAATTGATGAACTGGATGCCAGAATTGATGAATATGCACCGCTGCATTTCATCAGAGCAGATGCACCGCCTTTGCTATTAATTACCGGAGACCGCGAGAAAGAACTGCTCGGAAGATATGAAGAAAACGCTTATATGGCGCGAATGATGAAGCTGAAAGGTCATAAAGAAACCACTTTATACGAACTTCAGGGCTTTGATCACGGCGGAATGGCGCAACCCGCTTTTCCTTTGCTCATCAACGAAATGAAAAGAGTGGAAAAGGGCAGGAAATAG
- a CDS encoding phospholipase D family protein — translation MFYNNAVCDIYIGKSAGAKMMQDIRNAQRNVKIVSPYLSPFLIKELIHLHSRGIKIRLVTSDEIEDFYGYDKNIHKLIIQNKHVDEKAKQTRDNLVSLSGTLLFAMIGLGVVLLPLMYLLNNFKLAYGFIIVILMFLIRDSIVKKIKRTKVYQYSYKQLFPFKVFVSPNSGNSTNKTFIHSKIYIIDDEIAYLGSLNFTGSGVKDNHETRIRTTDPEAVAKIIEEVKEVFYHSNLPERDIQFWGSQLYEEPIN, via the coding sequence ATGTTTTACAACAATGCGGTTTGTGATATTTATATAGGAAAAAGTGCAGGAGCTAAAATGATGCAGGATATCAGAAATGCTCAGAGAAATGTGAAAATTGTTTCTCCTTATCTTTCTCCTTTTTTAATTAAAGAGTTGATTCATCTCCATTCCAGAGGAATTAAAATAAGATTGGTTACCAGCGATGAAATCGAAGATTTTTACGGCTACGACAAGAATATTCATAAACTGATTATTCAGAATAAACACGTTGACGAAAAGGCAAAACAGACCAGAGACAATCTGGTAAGTCTCTCCGGAACTCTGTTATTTGCTATGATCGGTTTGGGCGTGGTTTTGCTTCCGTTGATGTATCTTTTAAACAATTTTAAACTTGCTTACGGATTTATTATTGTCATTTTAATGTTTCTCATAAGAGATTCCATCGTTAAAAAAATAAAAAGGACAAAGGTTTACCAGTACAGCTACAAGCAGCTTTTTCCCTTCAAGGTTTTTGTTTCTCCAAATAGCGGAAATTCTACCAATAAAACCTTTATTCACAGTAAAATTTACATCATTGATGACGAAATTGCCTATTTAGGCTCTTTAAATTTCACAGGAAGCGGCGTGAAAGACAACCATGAAACCAGAATACGAACAACTGATCCGGAAGCTGTTGCTAAAATCATCGAAGAAGTAAAAGAAGTTTTCTATCACTCCAATCTTCCGGAAAGAGATATTCAGTTTTGGGGAAGTCAGTTGTATGAAGAACCCATTAATTAA
- a CDS encoding DUF3037 domain-containing protein, with the protein MQEDKIYEYAVIRLVPKVEREEFFNIGLVMFSKKEKFIKVEFYLCPDKFKLMRSKIDYEDVIQNLESFKKIADGAKDGGPIAQLEIPERFRWLTAVRSSVIQTSRPHPGKSRNLEDTFGRLFEELVK; encoded by the coding sequence ATGCAAGAGGATAAAATCTACGAATACGCGGTAATACGATTGGTTCCGAAGGTTGAAAGAGAAGAGTTTTTCAATATCGGACTGGTGATGTTTTCAAAAAAAGAAAAATTCATTAAGGTGGAATTTTACCTCTGTCCGGATAAATTTAAGCTGATGAGAAGCAAAATAGACTATGAAGACGTGATCCAGAATCTGGAAAGTTTCAAAAAAATCGCTGACGGCGCAAAGGACGGCGGACCGATTGCACAGCTTGAAATTCCGGAAAGATTCCGTTGGCTGACTGCCGTAAGAAGTTCTGTGATCCAGACTTCGAGACCTCATCCCGGAAAATCCAGAAATCTGGAAGATACTTTTGGTAGGCTTTTTGAGGAGTTAGTAAAATAA
- a CDS encoding HipA family kinase, with translation MLDLRKVTVMRYILPLREGGSLPALAEADDDFKYVLKFRGAGHGVKMLISELIGGKITEILGLKIPELVFVNLDVDFGRTEADEEIQDLLKNSEGLNLGLHYLSGSITYDPSVKIDPLLASKIVWLDAFITNIDRTFRNTNLLMWHKELWIIDNGASFYFHHSWQNFDAAAKTPFKYVKDHVLLPQASKLDEADLFAKEVLNEKVFREIVNIIPEDWLHWNDAEETPEEIREIYFNFLKTRLEHSEIFLNEAKNARG, from the coding sequence ATGTTGGATTTAAGAAAGGTAACCGTCATGCGTTATATTCTGCCGCTTCGGGAAGGAGGTTCTCTTCCTGCTCTGGCAGAAGCAGATGATGATTTTAAATATGTTCTGAAATTCCGTGGAGCAGGTCACGGAGTAAAAATGCTGATCTCTGAACTGATCGGCGGAAAGATTACAGAAATTTTAGGATTGAAAATTCCCGAGCTTGTTTTTGTGAATCTTGATGTGGATTTCGGAAGAACCGAAGCCGATGAAGAAATTCAGGATCTTTTGAAAAATTCCGAAGGTCTTAACTTGGGACTTCATTATCTTTCAGGTTCCATTACTTATGATCCGAGTGTGAAGATCGATCCGCTTCTGGCTTCGAAAATCGTCTGGCTGGATGCATTTATCACGAATATCGACCGTACTTTCAGAAACACAAATCTGCTGATGTGGCACAAAGAACTCTGGATTATTGATAACGGAGCTTCTTTTTATTTTCATCATTCATGGCAGAATTTTGATGCTGCAGCAAAAACACCTTTTAAATATGTAAAAGACCATGTTTTGCTTCCACAGGCATCGAAGCTGGATGAAGCCGATCTGTTTGCCAAAGAAGTACTGAACGAAAAGGTATTCAGAGAAATTGTAAATATCATTCCCGAAGACTGGCTGCATTGGAACGATGCGGAAGAAACGCCGGAAGAAATCCGCGAAATCTATTTCAACTTCCTGAAGACCAGATTAGAACATTCTGAAATCTTTTTAAACGAAGCTAAAAATGCAAGAGGATAA
- a CDS encoding GxxExxY protein: MELTKKYINELTYKIIGACIEVHKIVGPGLYEEIYHKCLEREFDLLGIKYKSELEIPLIYKGLKIDCKVKCDFLIENAIVLEIKSVTEFHNIHRAQTMNYMNLLKVSKSILVNFNVYNLYHEGTETFVNKDFENLL; the protein is encoded by the coding sequence ATGGAACTTACTAAGAAATACATCAATGAGCTTACGTATAAGATAATTGGCGCATGTATAGAAGTTCATAAAATTGTTGGTCCGGGTCTTTATGAAGAAATATATCATAAATGTTTAGAAAGAGAATTTGATCTGCTTGGCATAAAGTATAAAAGTGAACTTGAAATTCCATTAATCTATAAAGGTTTAAAGATTGACTGTAAGGTTAAATGTGATTTTCTAATTGAAAATGCTATAGTATTGGAAATAAAATCTGTTACAGAATTTCATAATATTCACAGAGCGCAAACAATGAATTATATGAATTTGCTTAAAGTTTCAAAATCAATTCTTGTAAATTTTAATGTTTATAATCTTTATCATGAAGGAACGGAAACATTTGTAAATAAAGACTTTGAAAATCTGTTATAA
- a CDS encoding alpha/beta hydrolase family protein, with amino-acid sequence MQITKKQNIIISNPETRDFLADAFFPETGQKLPLVIFVHGYKGYKDWGAWNLMAEKFAKAGFFFVKFNFSHNGTTVENPHEFDDLEAFGNNNYSKELSDLGTVIDYFVKNENVDADKIILIGHSRGGGISIIKSFEDERIQGLITLASVDTLDRFPKNDAFEKWKEAGVYYVMNGRTKQEMPHYYQFYEDFENNFHRFDVERAAEMAKVHFLIIHGTEDEAVNVKSAEHLHILNPNSELYLVENANHTFGAKEPWEEEQLSKDLHEVTEKCIAFIKEKI; translated from the coding sequence ATGCAGATCACAAAAAAGCAAAATATCATTATTTCCAATCCTGAAACCAGAGACTTTCTTGCCGATGCATTTTTTCCGGAAACAGGGCAGAAACTACCGTTGGTGATTTTCGTTCACGGCTATAAAGGCTACAAAGACTGGGGCGCATGGAATCTTATGGCTGAAAAGTTTGCGAAAGCCGGATTTTTCTTTGTTAAATTTAATTTTTCGCACAACGGAACAACAGTTGAAAATCCTCATGAATTTGATGATCTTGAAGCGTTTGGAAATAATAATTATTCTAAGGAGCTTTCGGATCTGGGAACCGTGATTGATTATTTCGTTAAAAATGAAAATGTAGATGCTGATAAGATCATCCTGATCGGTCACAGCAGGGGAGGAGGAATATCTATCATCAAAAGTTTTGAGGATGAAAGAATTCAAGGTTTAATTACCCTTGCAAGTGTAGACACACTGGATCGTTTCCCGAAAAACGATGCCTTCGAAAAATGGAAGGAAGCCGGAGTGTATTATGTGATGAATGGAAGAACAAAGCAGGAAATGCCTCATTATTATCAGTTTTATGAAGATTTTGAAAATAATTTTCACCGTTTTGATGTGGAAAGAGCAGCCGAAATGGCGAAAGTACATTTTTTAATCATTCATGGGACGGAAGACGAAGCAGTAAATGTAAAAAGCGCAGAGCATCTTCACATCCTGAACCCGAATTCCGAACTGTATCTGGTTGAAAATGCCAATCATACTTTTGGAGCAAAGGAACCGTGGGAAGAGGAACAACTTTCAAAAGACCTTCATGAAGTTACAGAAAAATGCATTGCGTTTATTAAAGAGAAAATATGA
- a CDS encoding bacteriocin-like protein — protein sequence MKNLKKLSREAKKSIVGQGPSCPPVGCYNFYLSDGDSTCIASGCPNDYGTIVTVNGRSRCCF from the coding sequence ATGAAAAATTTAAAAAAATTGAGCAGAGAAGCTAAAAAAAGTATTGTAGGGCAAGGACCTAGTTGTCCGCCTGTAGGATGTTACAATTTCTATCTCAGCGATGGAGACAGTACTTGCATCGCTTCTGGATGTCCAAACGATTATGGTACAATCGTTACGGTAAACGGACGATCTCGGTGTTGTTTCTAA